A part of Chanos chanos chromosome 9, fChaCha1.1, whole genome shotgun sequence genomic DNA contains:
- the sypa gene encoding synaptophysin a: MDIVNQLVATGQFRVLKVPLGFIKVLQWVFAIFAFSTCGSYSGSFRMSVQCKNRSESNLKIDVDFEYPFRLHQTYFDAPACSGGRSDRVFLVGDYSSSAEFFVTIAVFAFLYSMASLSIYIFAFEKYRENNKGPLIDFGVTCVFTFMWLVSSAAWAKGLSDVKTGTDPEKVLDLIEACKNPENTCKEVHDPVMSGLNTSVVFGFLNLILWTGNLWFVFKETGIIAPFMRPPPAQEKQPAPESYGQQGYEQDPYAGSQGGYQPDYSQQGYNQGDYGQGGYNQQGAPTSFSNQM, encoded by the exons TTGGTTGCCACCGGGCAATTCAGAGTTCTCAAAGTACCCTTGGGCTTCATCAAGGTCCTACAATGg gTGTTTGCgatttttgctttttccactTGTGGGAGCTATTCTGGGTCTTTCAGGATGAGCGTACAGTGTAAAAACAGATCTGAAAGTAATCTGAAAATAGACGTGGATTTTGAGTACCCATTTAG GCTTCACCAAACATACTTCGATGCCCCCGCTTGCAGTGGAGGCAGATCGGACCGTGTCTTCCTCGTGGGCGACTACTCTTCCTCTGCCGAATTCTTCGTCACCATCGCAGTGTTTGCGTTCCTGTATTCCATGGCATCTCTGAGCATCTACATTTTCGCTTTTGAAAAATACCGCGAGAACAACAAGGGACCTCTTATT GATTTTGGCGTGACTTGCGTGTTCACCTTCATGTGGCTGGTGAGTTCAGCAGCTTGGGCTAAAGGCCTGTCGGACGTGAAAACAGGCACGGACCCTGAGAAGGTGCTGGACCTGATCGAAGCTTGCAAAAATCCAGAGAACACCTGCAAAGAAGTGCACGACCCAGTCATGTCCGGACTGAACACCTCCGTC GTCTTTGGTTTCCTGAACCTGATCCTTTGGACAGGCAACCTGTGGTTCGTCTTCAAGGAGACTGGCATCATCGCTCCATTCATGCGTCCTCCTCCCGCCCAGGAGAAACAGCCCGCCCCTGAGTCCTACGGACAGCAGGGCTACGAGCAGGACCCTTACGCCGGCTCTCAGGGGGGTTACCAGCCCGACTACAGCCAGCAAGGCTACAATCAAGGAGATTATGGACAAGGAGGCTACAACCAGCAGGGGGCACCCACCTCCTTCTCCAACCAGATGTGA